CTCAATCCTAGGCATTATTTTATTAAAGCACTATTCAACAATTTTCTGTTGGGTGGCTTTAGTGTGTGTGGTTTTATATTACCTGATCCGTACTTTCGGTCTTGAGTGGTATGTAAAACGTAAAATGAATGAATTCCCTGTTCAAGAAATTAAGGGTGTTCGTTTAGGGGTTCAACCACACGGTATCGTAATGCGCCAAAAAATGGGCATCCAAGAAGGTGTTGGTGCAATTGGCTGGAAAGATATTTACGAATGGTACAACAGCCCTGACTTTATGCTTTTAAACTTCAAAGTAAAAGGTCAACAAGGTGCATATATTCTGCCTAAACGCCTAGACAGCAAAAACTTCTCATTTGAAACAATTCGCAAGCATTTAAATGAAGAAGTGGGTGCACCAAAACAACTGTAATTCGTTTTCGTTTAAAAAACCTCCAGTTTCGACTTGGAGGTTTTTTTTTGGCTTAAATGCAAATGAGAATGAAAATTATTTGTAAAATTCATTACAGCTCATAAATGTTCCGTTATACTTCGCACATCTCTTGATATTTATTCGTTACATTCACGATTATGTTCAAAAAAACCTTCTTTCAAATCCACTGGTTCCTCGGTATCACTGCAGGTTTAATTCTGTCACTGATGGGTGTCACCGGTGCCATCTATTCTTACGAACAACAAATTCTAAAATGGATGAATCCAGACAGTTATGTCGTTGAAGTGCAAAATCAAAACAAGTTAAGCCCTGCCGAGCTTTATCAACACTTCACAAAACAAGATCCAGAAATCAAAATTAATAGTGTCACCATTGCAGCACTGCCTGAACAAGCCAGCACGGTAAATATTGCCAAAGAAGGTGAACGTCGTGGCTATAACATGCTGGTTAACCCCTACACTGCTGAAGTATTGCCTGAAATTAAAGGAAAAAAATTCTTCAAATTTGTCGAGCAACTGCATCGTAATTTAACAGTTGGTCCTGTCGGCAAGCAGATTACGGGTGCTTGTACCTTAATGCTGCTGTTCTTTGTGTTGTCAGGTTTGTATTTACGCTGGCCGAAACGTCACACCATTAAACAGTGGTTGATGCTTAAACCACAGTTAAAAGGTCGTAATTTCATTTGGGACCTGCATGCGGTTGTCGGCACTTGGGTGGCCATTTTCTATTTGATTATCGCAACGACAGGTTTAACTTGGTCGTATAGCTGGTGGAAAAATGGTTTATACGCTGTACTTGGTGTAGAGCCTCCGAAAGCCCAAATGCAGGGAGAAAAAGGCGGTAAAGGTGAAAAATCAGGTCCTGGCGATAAGTCTGGTCATTCTGAAAAATCGCATGATAAAGAACATGCGGGTGCTAAATCACATGATGGACAAAAAGGTCATGGTGAGGAAAAAGGACTGCCTGCCCAACAAATTGATTATGCTTTGAATCAATCATGGACTGCATTTAATCAAAAGTTTGCAACTCACTATTCGTCAGTCACTTTCAATATCCCTAAGAAACCTGACCATCAAATTGAACTCAGCTTTGTTGATGCCAAAATTCAACACGAACGCGCACGTAATAATGCAAAATTTGATTATCAAACTGCAGAATTCAAAGACGTAAAACTATACGAGGATAAAAAGCTCAATGAAAAAATCATGAGCAGCTTATTACCTGTGCATCGCGGTAGCTTCTTTGGTCCTGTTTACCAATTCTTTGCCATGCTTGCAGCACTTGCAATGCCACTGTTCTTTGTGACAGGTTGGTTATTGTATTTAAAACGTCGTAAGCAAAAGAAATTAACAGCTGCTGCACGTCAAAATAATGTGGCTGTGACCGTCGATCCAAATGCGAAACCTTGGCTAATTACATATGCTTCACAAACTGGTGTTTCTGAACAACTTGCTTGGCGCACAGCAACATCTCTTCAAGAAGCAAGACAACCCGTTACAGTAAAATCCGTACAGCATTTAACTGTTGATGATTTAAAGAAATTTGAACAAGTTCTATTTATTGCAAGTACCTATGGGACAGGTGAAGCACCTGATCTAGCATCAAGTTTTGCTAAAAAAGTATTAACAACTCAAGTCGATTTAAGCCATTTAAGCTATGCCGTACTTGCTTTGGGTTCTAAAGAATATCCAGACACGTTCTGTAGCTTCGGTCATCGTATTGATCAATGGTTAGCTCAAAATTCAGCTCAAGCGATGTTCAATACCATTGAAGTGGACAATGCGAATCCTGAACAGATTCAAGCTTGGAA
This window of the Acinetobacter sp. NCu2D-2 genome carries:
- a CDS encoding PepSY domain-containing protein encodes the protein MFKKTFFQIHWFLGITAGLILSLMGVTGAIYSYEQQILKWMNPDSYVVEVQNQNKLSPAELYQHFTKQDPEIKINSVTIAALPEQASTVNIAKEGERRGYNMLVNPYTAEVLPEIKGKKFFKFVEQLHRNLTVGPVGKQITGACTLMLLFFVLSGLYLRWPKRHTIKQWLMLKPQLKGRNFIWDLHAVVGTWVAIFYLIIATTGLTWSYSWWKNGLYAVLGVEPPKAQMQGEKGGKGEKSGPGDKSGHSEKSHDKEHAGAKSHDGQKGHGEEKGLPAQQIDYALNQSWTAFNQKFATHYSSVTFNIPKKPDHQIELSFVDAKIQHERARNNAKFDYQTAEFKDVKLYEDKKLNEKIMSSLLPVHRGSFFGPVYQFFAMLAALAMPLFFVTGWLLYLKRRKQKKLTAAARQNNVAVTVDPNAKPWLITYASQTGVSEQLAWRTATSLQEARQPVTVKSVQHLTVDDLKKFEQVLFIASTYGTGEAPDLASSFAKKVLTTQVDLSHLSYAVLALGSKEYPDTFCSFGHRIDQWLAQNSAQAMFNTIEVDNANPEQIQAWNTALTQATQLELSTMHIDKTFDQWTLTKRELLNANSLGAPAFNIEFKLPEGAHWQAGDIAEIQPANSRERIEAFLAKYELNPDTQVLGQSIENYVWNRDLTVDVPKTAILDQWLEQFPVLPTREYSIASVPAQQVLRLVVRQQSDAQGQLGLGSGWLTAHAEINAEVALRIRTNESFHLIADNRPIICIGNGTGIAGLMSLLNARHRLEYTDNWLIFGERQREHDFFYEETLQTWLQMGTLKRLDLAFSRDQAEKVYVHHKLQENAEELKTWINQGAVIYVCGSINGMASDVDHALRQILGEAQLDQLRLDGRYRRDVY
- a CDS encoding YcxB family protein, with translation MTAKNLYAYTLQPVNYEISEEEQRHAQLMIWRSTNKIGMKAWLIMGAVTVLSILGIILLKHYSTIFCWVALVCVVLYYLIRTFGLEWYVKRKMNEFPVQEIKGVRLGVQPHGIVMRQKMGIQEGVGAIGWKDIYEWYNSPDFMLLNFKVKGQQGAYILPKRLDSKNFSFETIRKHLNEEVGAPKQL